The following are from one region of the Silene latifolia isolate original U9 population chromosome 9, ASM4854445v1, whole genome shotgun sequence genome:
- the LOC141600159 gene encoding uncharacterized protein LOC141600159: MDKNIMDSNSPKSMEQQAATTKIQIYPTPDSGISPFWKEKYERDAKKYWDVFYKRHQDKFFKDRHYLDKEWGRYLTEQGRKVLLEVGCGAGNTIFPLRATYPDVFVHACDFSQRAVSLVKSHKEYTENFINAFVCDLTSDDLTEQILPSSVDIVTMIFVLSAVSPEKMSSVMQNIRKILKPNGLVLFRDYATGDLAQERFICKDQKISENFYVRGDGTRAFYFSEEYLRKLFEETGFGTEEIELCCKQVENRSRELIMNRRWIQGVFCLRANNNECGIKPILFKESFHRKSVKNEVSVRVNTETSPVEVDISEGVAMDMFGVSPSENEVMDISFGNLNFKINVVSKEYQHTCKSTGLMLWESARLMASVLAENPSITAQKRVLELGCGCAGICSMVATHNAHLVVATDGDPRSLNLLAENVAKNPTTRPNKLLVRMLVWGNDEHIDAIKKVNEGFDVILGTDVTYSCEAVMPLFATAQKLISCDTVVGEGSEPALILCHILRRVDEPSILSVASQYGFKLVDRWPSVEIPSLSQSIVRSWFNKMDLRDKYKLPSTALSILYFQRA, encoded by the exons ATGGATAAAAACATTATGGATTCAAATTCTCCTAAATCTATGGAGCAGCAAGCAGCAACTACAAAGATTCAGATTTACCCAACTCCTGATTCTGGAATTTCTCCCTTTTGGAAAG AAAAATATGAAAGAGATGCTAAGAAGTACTGGGATGTCTTCTATAAGCGCCACCAGGACAAA TTCTTCAAGGATCGGCATTACCTGGACAAAGAGTGGGGGCGCTACCTTACT GAACAAGGCAGAAAAGTTCTTCTAGAG GTTGGATGTGGAGCTGGTAATACTATTTTCCCTCTTCGTGCTACGTATCCGGATGTTTTTGTACACGCATGTGATTTTTCTCAACGAGCAGTGAGCTTAGTGAAG tcaCACAAAGAATACACAGAGAACTTCATAAATGCATTTGTTTGTGATCTTACAAGTGATGACTTGACTGAGCAGATACTGCCCTCATCAGTGGACATTGTAACTATG ATTTTTGTGTTGTCTGCAGTGTCACCTGAGAAAATGTCTTCAGTAATGCAAAACATTAGGAAGATTCTCAAG CCGAATGGCCTTGTCCTTTTCCGTGACTATGCCACTGGTGATCTTGCTCAG GAAAGGTTCATATGCAAGGATCAAAAAATTAGTGAGAATTTCTATGTTAGAGGTGATGGTACG CGAGCGTTCTACTTCTCTGAAGAATACCTGAGGAAATTGTTTGAAGAAACTGGGTTTGGTACTGAAGAGATTGAATTATGTTGCAAGCAAGTAGAAAATAGGTCCAGGGAATTGATTATGAACAG GCGTTGGATACAAGGTGTATTTTGCTTGAGAGCTAATAATAATGAATGCGGCATAAAACCCATCTTGTTTAAGGAATCCTTTCATAGAAAGAGTGTCAAAAATGAAGTCTCGGTAAGGGTTAATACTGAAACTTCTCCTGTAGAAGTCGACATATCTGAAGGTGTAGCCATGGACATGTTTGGTGTTTCGCCATCTGAAAACGAG GTCATGGACATTAGTTTTGGAAACTTAAATTTCAAAATAAACGTCGTCTCCAAGGAATATCAACACACATGCAAATCAACCGGCCTTATGCTCTGGGAATCAGCCCGGTTAATGGCGTCAGTCCTTGCAGAGAACCCATCCATAACCGCGCAGAAACGGGTCCTGGAGTTGGGTTGTGGTTGTGCAGGTATATGTTCTATGGTGGCCACTCACAATGCTCACCTTGTAGTTGCGACTGACGGAGATCCTCGATCTCTGAACTTGTTGGCCGAAAACGTAGCAAAAAACCCAACTACAAGACCCAATAAGTTATTAGTAAGAATGCTCGTATGGGGCAATGATGAACATATCGATGCAATCAAGAAAGTTAACGAGGGCTTTGATGTCATTTTAGGCACAGATGTGACCTACAGTTGTGAGGCTGTTATGCCCTTGTTTGCTACAGCTCAGAAGCTTATTTCATGTGATACTGTCGTCGGGGAGGGGTCGGAGCCTGCCTTAATTCTCTGCCACATTTTGAGAAGGGTAGACGAGCCGTCTATCCTTTCAGTGGCATCTCAATATGGTTTTAAGCTGGTTGATAGGTGGCCTAGTGTCGAAATTCCTAGCCTTTCACAGAGCATTGTGAGGAGTTGGTTTAACAAGATGGATCTTAGGGACAAGTACAAACTTCCAAGTACAGCATTGAGTATCCTGTATTTCCAAAGAGCCTGA